From the genome of Nicotiana sylvestris chromosome 2, ASM39365v2, whole genome shotgun sequence, one region includes:
- the LOC138885036 gene encoding uncharacterized protein, with protein sequence MSESSYRPPAIQGSSSGYSGHQDSSSAHFSAVLESFYCPPAIEGSSSGYLVQQAQTSGKQAMSGGGQPADALARFYALPARPDALASDAFITGIISVGDRDALVLFDPGSTYSYVSSLFAHFLVISPEPLGTPVHVSTPMGDSVIVNRIYRSCVVIFYGLETRSDLLLLDIINFEVILGMDWLSPYHVVLDCHAKTVLLVIPGLQRLEWKGSTVDTPSRVISFLKAQHMVKNGCLAYLAYVQDTTVESLTIDSVPVVWEFVDVFTSDLSGMPPNRDIDFCIDLAPGTHPISIPPYRMDPKELNKQLEEL encoded by the exons ATGtcagagagttcttaccgcccaccagctattcagggttcctccagcGGGTATTCAGGTCATCAGGATTCTTCTAGTGCTCACTTCAGTGCCGTGCTAGAGAGTTTTTATTGCCCACCAGCCATCgagggttcttctagtgggtatttAGTTCAGCAAGCTCAGACTTCAGGGAAGCAGGCTATG tcaggtggaggccagccagccgatGCTCTAGCCAGATTCTacgcccttccagctaggccagacgcattggcctcagatgcctttattacaggtattatttctgTCGGCGATAGGGAtgctttggtattatttgatccagggtctacttattcatatgtatcatctctatttgctcatttcctggtTATTTCTCCAGAGCCTTTGGGTactcctgttcatgtgtctactcCTATGGGTGATTCTGTGATTGTGAatcggatctaccggtcctgtgtggtcatATTCTATGGTTTAGAGACTAGATCGGATCTCCTGTTGCTTGACATAAtcaactttgaggtcatcctgggcatggattggttgtcaccctatcacgtcgtcctagattgccatgccaagactgttttACTAGTGATACCAGGGTTGcagaggttggagtggaaggggtCCACAGTTGATACACCTAGTCGGGTTATTTCCTTTTTGAAGGCTCAGCATATGGTCAAGAAtgggtgtttggcttatctggcttatgttcAGGACACCACCGTAGAGTCTCTGacaattgattcagttccagtagtttgGGAGTTCGTCGATGTGTTTACTTCTGATCTTTCGGGAATGCCACCgaatcgtgatattgatttttgtattgatttggctccaggcacccatcccatatctattccaccataccgtaTGGATCCTAAAGAGTTGAATAAGCAGCTTGAAGAGTTGTAA